One part of the Sphingopyxis sp. TUF1 genome encodes these proteins:
- a CDS encoding YdcH family protein: MSPEEIHQRLELLRIEHRDLDAAIIALGSAAVADQLQLARLKKRKLKLRDEIAWCEDQLLPDIIA; this comes from the coding sequence GTGAGCCCCGAAGAAATCCACCAACGCCTCGAACTGCTCCGTATCGAGCACCGCGACCTCGACGCGGCGATCATCGCGCTCGGCAGCGCGGCAGTCGCCGACCAGTTGCAGCTCGCGCGGCTGAAGAAACGCAAGCTCAAGCTGCGCGACGAAATCGCCTGGTGCGAGGATCAGCTGCTCCCCGACATCATCGCCTGA
- a CDS encoding DUF2332 domain-containing protein — MSERYQFVDMAETGREAVRTAFANQVAYCRANDAPVTARVVAAIASLLDRPASDFARTIADWSGPPLADALPLRAAGGFHALHLSETAHELSPIYADAEDINDAAIVAGVVARHEAALLPWLDGPPQTNEAGRSSNFIAAMLWLAEQGLSPHFDCLEIGSSAGINLMIDRYHYDLGGVHVGPQPGAMAFAPDWRGHHPPMHRVAFAGLKGCDVAPVDLTDPAQALRLQAYIWPEHAVRFARMEAAIAAAHVEKPNLIRANAADFVEAELARPQAAGTTRVLMHSIVWQYVPTDQQARVTAAMEAAGAHATADRPLAWIALEANRTVHHHELVVRHWPAAPAPRKLAHAHAHGAWVEWLG, encoded by the coding sequence ATGAGCGAGCGCTATCAGTTTGTCGACATGGCGGAAACCGGGCGCGAGGCGGTGCGCACCGCCTTCGCCAATCAGGTCGCCTATTGCCGCGCCAACGATGCGCCCGTTACCGCGCGCGTCGTCGCCGCAATTGCCAGCCTGCTCGATCGCCCCGCCAGCGATTTTGCGCGCACCATTGCCGACTGGTCAGGCCCGCCGCTCGCCGATGCGCTGCCGCTGCGCGCCGCGGGCGGCTTTCACGCGCTGCACCTGTCCGAAACCGCGCACGAACTCTCCCCCATTTACGCCGATGCCGAGGACATCAACGACGCTGCGATCGTTGCGGGCGTCGTCGCGCGCCACGAGGCGGCGCTGCTCCCCTGGCTCGACGGCCCGCCGCAAACGAACGAGGCGGGGCGTTCGTCAAACTTCATCGCGGCGATGCTCTGGCTCGCCGAACAGGGGCTGTCGCCGCATTTCGACTGCCTCGAAATCGGGTCGAGCGCGGGGATCAACCTGATGATCGACCGCTATCATTACGACCTCGGCGGCGTCCATGTCGGCCCGCAGCCCGGCGCGATGGCCTTCGCCCCCGATTGGCGCGGCCACCATCCGCCGATGCACAGGGTCGCTTTCGCCGGTCTCAAGGGCTGCGACGTTGCGCCGGTTGATCTGACCGATCCCGCGCAGGCGCTACGTCTGCAAGCCTATATCTGGCCCGAACATGCCGTCCGCTTCGCGCGCATGGAAGCCGCGATTGCCGCCGCGCACGTGGAAAAACCCAACCTCATCCGCGCCAATGCCGCCGATTTCGTAGAGGCCGAGCTGGCAAGGCCGCAGGCGGCGGGAACGACGCGCGTGCTGATGCACTCGATCGTCTGGCAATATGTCCCCACCGACCAGCAGGCGCGCGTCACCGCCGCGATGGAGGCGGCGGGTGCGCACGCCACCGCCGACCGCCCGCTCGCCTGGATCGCGCTTGAGGCAAACCGCACCGTCCACCACCACGAACTCGTCGTGCGCCACTGGCCGGCCGCCCCCGCGCCGCGCAAACTGGCCCATGCCCATGCGCATGGCGCTTGGGTGGAGTGGCTGGGGTAG
- the hisD gene encoding histidinol dehydrogenase encodes MRRLDASDPGFAAAFDALVNDRRESASDVSVDVAAIIARVKAEGDAALADYTAKFDRFDLDARGWSILKEDCAAAYAALAPELRDALNLAAERIRAYHAAQLPEDRDYLDATGARLGARWNAVDAAGVYVPGGRAAYPSSVLMNILPAKVAGVARIVMVTPTPDGQVNPVVMAAAHIGGVDEIWRVGGAQAIAALAYGTTRIAPVDVVTGPGNAWVAEAKRQLYGVVGIDMVAGPSEIVVVADNKNAPHVIAADLLSQAEHDPTSQSILFTDDAEFADAVAAAVAEVIPTLSTAATMQASWADNGAVIVVPALADAIPLCDRLAPEHLELAVDAAEADALFARVRHAGSVFLGRQTPEAIGDYVAGPNHVLPTGRRARFSSGLSVTDFMKRTSFLALDAASLAAIGPAAVALAGAEGLPAHALSVQNRLKNSRH; translated from the coding sequence ATGCGGCGGCTTGATGCCTCCGACCCCGGCTTTGCGGCCGCGTTCGACGCGCTGGTGAACGACCGGCGCGAGAGCGCATCCGACGTGTCGGTGGACGTCGCCGCGATCATCGCGCGGGTGAAGGCGGAGGGCGACGCCGCGCTCGCCGATTATACCGCGAAGTTCGACCGCTTCGACCTTGATGCGCGCGGGTGGAGCATCTTAAAGGAGGATTGCGCGGCGGCTTATGCGGCGCTGGCGCCCGAGCTGCGCGATGCGTTGAACCTCGCGGCGGAGCGCATCCGCGCGTATCACGCCGCGCAATTGCCCGAAGATCGCGACTATCTCGATGCGACGGGGGCGCGGCTGGGTGCGCGCTGGAACGCGGTCGATGCGGCGGGGGTCTATGTCCCCGGCGGACGCGCGGCCTATCCTTCGTCGGTGCTGATGAACATCCTGCCCGCGAAGGTCGCGGGGGTCGCGCGCATCGTGATGGTAACGCCGACGCCCGATGGTCAGGTCAACCCGGTCGTGATGGCTGCGGCGCATATCGGCGGCGTCGATGAAATCTGGCGCGTCGGCGGGGCGCAGGCGATCGCGGCGCTTGCTTATGGCACGACCCGCATTGCGCCGGTCGATGTCGTGACCGGCCCCGGCAATGCGTGGGTCGCCGAGGCGAAGCGCCAGCTTTACGGTGTGGTCGGCATCGACATGGTCGCGGGGCCGAGCGAGATCGTCGTGGTTGCCGACAACAAGAATGCGCCGCACGTCATTGCCGCCGACCTATTGAGCCAGGCGGAACATGACCCGACGAGCCAGTCGATCCTGTTCACCGACGATGCGGAGTTTGCCGATGCGGTTGCCGCGGCGGTCGCGGAGGTCATCCCGACGCTGAGCACCGCGGCGACGATGCAGGCGAGCTGGGCGGACAATGGCGCGGTGATCGTGGTGCCGGCGCTGGCCGATGCGATCCCGCTGTGCGACCGGCTGGCGCCCGAACATCTTGAGCTTGCGGTCGATGCGGCCGAGGCCGACGCGCTGTTCGCGCGGGTGAGGCACGCCGGATCGGTTTTTCTCGGCCGCCAGACTCCCGAAGCGATCGGCGATTATGTCGCCGGGCCGAACCATGTCCTTCCGACCGGGCGCCGCGCGCGCTTTTCGAGCGGGCTGTCGGTGACCGACTTCATGAAGCGCACCAGCTTCTTGGCGCTCGACGCGGCGAGCCTTGCCGCCATCGGTCCGGCCGCGGTCGCGCTTGCCGGTGCCGAAGGGCTTCCCGCCCATGCGCTCAGCGTCCAGAATCGATTGAAAAACAGCCGCCATTGA
- the nusB gene encoding transcription antitermination factor NusB, which yields MNKRTQSRSAARLAAVQALYQHEMEATPVAQLIHEFHQHRIGAIIEDAEYAEADVPFFDDIVKGVLARRDEIDAAIVARLASGWTMERLDRTMKAILRAGTYELIARGDVPVGAVVSEYVDVAKAFFDGREAGFANGLLDAIGKDARRNA from the coding sequence ATGAACAAACGTACCCAGTCCCGCTCCGCCGCCCGCCTTGCTGCCGTGCAGGCGCTCTATCAGCACGAGATGGAGGCGACGCCGGTCGCGCAGCTGATTCACGAATTTCACCAGCACCGCATCGGCGCGATCATCGAGGACGCCGAATATGCCGAGGCCGACGTCCCCTTCTTTGACGACATTGTGAAGGGCGTGCTGGCGCGCCGCGACGAGATCGATGCGGCGATCGTCGCGCGGCTCGCCAGCGGCTGGACGATGGAGCGGCTGGACCGGACGATGAAGGCGATCCTGCGCGCGGGCACCTATGAGCTGATCGCGCGCGGCGATGTGCCGGTCGGCGCGGTGGTCAGCGAATATGTCGATGTCGCCAAGGCGTTTTTCGATGGCCGCGAAGCCGGCTTTGCCAACGGGCTGCTCGACGCGATCGGTAAGGATGCGCGCCGCAACGCATAG
- a CDS encoding PilZ domain-containing protein, with protein sequence MDSQRPTTLDEEVAALSRGADRDSLFMQAELTLTGRSERVMVRVRNLSPGGMLAEAKLAVEPGAAVEVALRNVGAVAGRVIWVGEGKFGIAFDRRVDPQAVRRQVVSGSDLPPHLRRTGPVGSPLYRRS encoded by the coding sequence ATGGATTCGCAACGGCCGACAACATTGGACGAGGAGGTCGCGGCGCTGTCGCGCGGCGCCGATCGCGACAGCCTGTTCATGCAGGCCGAACTGACGCTGACCGGCCGGTCCGAGCGCGTCATGGTGCGCGTGCGCAACCTGTCGCCCGGCGGAATGCTCGCCGAAGCGAAGCTGGCGGTGGAGCCGGGCGCGGCGGTCGAAGTCGCACTGCGCAACGTCGGCGCGGTCGCGGGGCGGGTGATCTGGGTGGGCGAGGGCAAGTTCGGTATCGCGTTCGACCGGCGGGTCGATCCGCAGGCGGTGCGGCGCCAGGTGGTGTCGGGATCCGATCTGCCGCCGCATCTGCGGCGCACGGGGCCGGTCGGCAGCCCCCTCTACCGCCGGAGCTGA
- the dksA gene encoding RNA polymerase-binding protein DksA yields the protein MPTKIADVGADALREAKSNLDSDYVPSDNEEFMNERQQEYFRGLLVAWKKSILSESESTLAHLQDGPLREPDLADRASSETDWAIELRTRDRQRKLIAKIDAAIRRIDEGEYGYCAVTGEPISLARLQARPIATMTLEAQERHERNERISRED from the coding sequence ATGCCGACCAAGATTGCCGATGTTGGCGCAGACGCGCTCCGCGAAGCCAAATCCAATCTCGATTCGGACTATGTCCCGAGCGACAACGAAGAGTTTATGAATGAGCGGCAGCAGGAATATTTCCGCGGCCTGCTCGTTGCCTGGAAAAAATCGATCCTGTCCGAATCCGAATCGACGCTGGCGCATCTGCAGGACGGGCCGCTGCGCGAACCCGACCTCGCCGACCGCGCATCGAGCGAGACCGACTGGGCGATCGAGCTTCGCACCCGCGACCGCCAGCGCAAGCTGATCGCCAAGATCGACGCCGCGATCCGCCGGATCGACGAGGGCGAATATGGCTATTGCGCGGTAACCGGCGAGCCGATTTCGCTCGCGCGGCTCCAGGCGCGACCGATCGCGACGATGACGCTGGAGGCGCAGGAGCGCCACGAGCGTAACGAACGGATTTCGCGCGAAGATTGA
- a CDS encoding DUF465 domain-containing protein: MSTSHLSTLKSRHADLDVKIAKEERRPAPDTGVLAQLKKRKLKLKEEMLAIG; the protein is encoded by the coding sequence ATGAGCACGTCGCACCTTTCCACCCTGAAGTCCCGGCACGCGGACCTCGATGTGAAAATTGCGAAGGAAGAGCGCCGCCCGGCCCCTGATACGGGCGTGCTCGCACAGCTCAAAAAGCGGAAACTGAAACTCAAGGAAGAGATGCTCGCGATCGGATGA
- the hisG gene encoding ATP phosphoribosyltransferase has product MPEPIIFAIPKGRILDEALPLLARVGIEPAADFFDKKSRALVFGTNQPHISLIRVRAFDVATFVAHGAAQLGIVGSDVIDEFDYSELYAPVDLGIGHCRLSLAGPEGSAPPGLGESHIRVATKYPATTRRWFAAQGIQAECIKLNGAMEIAPKLRLASHIVDLVSTGRTLVENALAEQKIISEVSARLIVNRAAFKLNSAEVPALVERFRQAVGDAAA; this is encoded by the coding sequence ATGCCCGAACCGATCATCTTTGCCATCCCCAAGGGACGCATCCTCGACGAGGCGCTGCCGCTGCTCGCGCGCGTCGGGATCGAGCCGGCGGCGGATTTCTTTGACAAGAAGAGCCGCGCGCTGGTGTTCGGGACGAACCAGCCGCATATCTCGCTGATCCGCGTGCGCGCGTTCGACGTCGCGACCTTTGTCGCGCATGGCGCCGCGCAGCTGGGCATCGTCGGGTCCGACGTCATCGACGAGTTCGATTACAGCGAGCTGTATGCCCCCGTCGACCTGGGCATCGGCCACTGCCGCCTGTCGCTCGCGGGTCCGGAAGGCAGCGCGCCGCCGGGGCTGGGCGAAAGCCATATTCGCGTCGCGACCAAATATCCCGCGACGACGCGCCGCTGGTTCGCGGCGCAGGGCATCCAGGCCGAGTGCATCAAGCTGAATGGCGCGATGGAGATTGCGCCGAAGCTGAGGCTGGCCTCGCACATTGTCGATCTGGTTTCGACGGGGCGGACGCTGGTCGAAAATGCGCTCGCCGAACAGAAGATCATCAGCGAGGTATCGGCGCGGCTGATCGTCAATCGCGCGGCGTTCAAGCTCAATTCGGCCGAGGTGCCGGCGCTCGTCGAGCGCTTCCGTCAGGCGGTGGGCGATGCGGCGGCTTGA
- a CDS encoding DUF1465 family protein — translation MAQGRSVQRAQVENLYVEAMLLADEAHAAFAAERELGMARGGVLNGDAPAQIALACESLKTTTRLMHIIAWLLHRRAMLAGDPGAGANDSAARIGEPVAVDWDLCAAFDEPLRRIIAASERLFERIALLEAGWDAPAVAPVQQMLARLEARL, via the coding sequence ATGGCGCAGGGCAGATCCGTGCAGCGGGCGCAGGTTGAAAATCTGTATGTCGAGGCGATGCTGCTCGCCGACGAGGCGCATGCGGCCTTTGCCGCCGAGCGCGAGCTCGGCATGGCGAGAGGGGGCGTGCTCAACGGCGACGCGCCGGCGCAGATCGCGCTGGCGTGCGAATCGCTCAAGACGACGACGCGCCTGATGCATATCATCGCCTGGCTGCTCCACCGCCGCGCGATGCTTGCGGGTGATCCGGGGGCGGGCGCGAACGACAGCGCAGCGCGCATCGGCGAGCCGGTGGCGGTCGACTGGGACTTGTGCGCAGCGTTCGACGAACCGCTCCGCCGGATCATCGCGGCGAGCGAGCGGTTGTTCGAACGGATCGCGCTGCTGGAAGCCGGATGGGACGCGCCTGCGGTGGCGCCGGTGCAGCAAATGCTGGCCAGGCTCGAAGCGCGGCTTTGA
- the rimO gene encoding 30S ribosomal protein S12 methylthiotransferase RimO, which translates to MTVKTLPTQPKVGMVSLGCPKALVDSERILTKLRADGYGLSPDYAGADVVLVNTCGFLDSAKEESLEAIGEAMAENGRVIVTGCMGNEADVIRARFPNVLAVTGAHQYEQVVDAVHDAAPPTQGPFIDLVPEGGLKLTPRHYSYLKISEGCNHSCSFCIIPDLRGKLVSRRIDAVLREAEKLVAAGTKELLVISQDTSAYGVDIRHDPRQWHGREVRAHMTDLARELGQLRTSEGRAPWVRLHYVYPYPHVDAVIPLMAEGLLTPYLDIPFQHASPSVLKRMKRPANEAKVLERLKAWREIAPDIAIRSSFVVGFPGETEADFQYLLDWLDEAQLDRVGAFRFEPVAGAQANALPDPVPDEVKEERYQRIMAKTAAISAAKLEAKIGRTIPAIIDDVGEADDDGSIGATGRSQADAPEIDGHVYLRDVAATLKAGDIVDVVVEDADEHDLFGAVV; encoded by the coding sequence ATGACAGTCAAAACGCTCCCCACCCAGCCGAAGGTCGGCATGGTTTCGCTCGGCTGCCCAAAGGCACTGGTCGACAGCGAACGGATTCTGACCAAGCTGCGCGCCGACGGCTATGGCCTCTCGCCCGACTATGCCGGCGCCGATGTGGTGCTCGTCAACACCTGCGGCTTTCTCGACTCGGCGAAGGAAGAAAGCCTTGAGGCGATCGGCGAAGCGATGGCCGAAAACGGACGCGTCATCGTCACCGGCTGCATGGGCAACGAAGCCGACGTCATCCGCGCGCGCTTCCCGAACGTCCTCGCGGTAACCGGCGCGCACCAATATGAACAGGTCGTCGATGCCGTCCACGACGCCGCACCGCCGACGCAGGGCCCCTTCATCGACTTGGTGCCCGAAGGTGGTCTAAAGCTCACTCCGCGCCACTATAGCTATCTGAAGATCAGCGAAGGCTGCAACCACAGCTGCTCTTTCTGCATCATTCCCGACCTGCGCGGCAAACTCGTTAGCCGCCGCATCGACGCGGTACTGCGCGAGGCCGAAAAGCTTGTCGCCGCGGGAACCAAGGAACTGCTCGTCATCAGCCAGGACACTTCGGCTTATGGCGTCGACATCCGCCACGATCCGCGCCAGTGGCACGGCCGCGAAGTGCGTGCGCATATGACCGACCTCGCCCGCGAACTCGGCCAGCTTCGCACCAGCGAAGGCCGCGCGCCGTGGGTGCGCCTCCACTATGTCTATCCCTACCCACACGTCGATGCGGTGATCCCGCTGATGGCTGAAGGGCTGCTGACGCCTTACCTCGACATCCCCTTCCAGCACGCCAGCCCCAGCGTCCTCAAGCGCATGAAGCGCCCCGCCAACGAGGCGAAGGTGCTCGAACGGCTGAAGGCGTGGCGCGAAATCGCCCCCGACATCGCGATACGCTCCAGCTTTGTCGTCGGTTTTCCCGGCGAGACCGAGGCGGATTTCCAATATCTTCTCGACTGGCTCGACGAAGCGCAGCTCGATCGCGTCGGCGCCTTTCGCTTCGAACCCGTCGCGGGCGCACAGGCGAACGCCCTGCCCGACCCCGTGCCTGATGAGGTGAAGGAAGAACGCTATCAGCGCATCATGGCAAAAACCGCCGCGATCAGCGCCGCGAAACTCGAAGCCAAGATCGGCCGCACGATACCGGCAATCATCGACGACGTCGGCGAGGCTGACGACGACGGCAGCATCGGTGCCACCGGACGCTCACAGGCCGACGCACCCGAAATCGACGGCCATGTCTACCTCCGCGACGTCGCGGCGACGCTGAAGGCGGGCGACATTGTCGACGTCGTCGTCGAGGATGCCGACGAGCACGACCTGTTCGGGGCCGTCGTCTAG
- the serS gene encoding serine--tRNA ligase — protein sequence MHDIRFIRDNAPAFDAGLARRGLAPQSAEILAADAALRALKTDTQTMLARRNEASKLIGQAMARGDKDGAEKLKDEVTGLKFQLVGQEQEERDQQAALEAMLAALPNLPADDVPDGEDEAGNVEISRWGTPRSFDFTPQEHADFAPALGLDFETAAKMSGARFAFLKGPMARLERALGQFMLDKQTIEAGYRECATPLLVRDDAAFGTTQLPKFSEDLFRTTDGMWLISTSEMSLTNAVREEILPEADLPIRMTALTPCFRSEAGSAGRDTRGYIRQHQFWKVELVSVTRPEDSDAELERKTRAAESILEALELPYRKMLLCAGDMGFAARKTYDLEVWLPGQNAYREISSCSNCGDFQARRMNTRFRRDGAKGNEFVHTLNGSGLAVGRTLVAILENYQQADGSVDIPAALLPYMGGITRLTS from the coding sequence ATGCACGACATCCGCTTCATCCGCGACAACGCGCCAGCCTTTGACGCCGGTCTCGCACGCCGCGGCCTCGCGCCGCAGTCCGCCGAAATCCTGGCCGCCGACGCCGCGCTCCGCGCGCTCAAAACTGACACGCAGACAATGCTTGCACGCCGCAACGAAGCATCGAAGCTGATCGGGCAAGCTATGGCGCGGGGGGACAAGGATGGCGCCGAGAAGCTGAAAGACGAGGTCACTGGGCTCAAGTTCCAGCTCGTCGGACAGGAGCAGGAAGAGCGCGACCAGCAGGCAGCGCTCGAAGCCATGCTGGCCGCGCTTCCAAACCTCCCCGCCGACGATGTGCCCGATGGCGAAGATGAAGCGGGCAATGTGGAAATTTCGCGCTGGGGCACGCCGCGCAGCTTCGATTTCACCCCGCAGGAACACGCCGACTTCGCCCCTGCGCTCGGCCTCGATTTTGAAACGGCGGCGAAGATGTCGGGCGCGCGCTTCGCCTTCCTCAAAGGTCCGATGGCGCGGCTCGAACGCGCGCTCGGCCAGTTCATGCTCGACAAGCAGACGATCGAGGCGGGCTACCGCGAATGCGCGACGCCGCTGCTGGTCCGCGATGATGCCGCTTTCGGCACGACGCAGCTTCCCAAATTCAGCGAAGACCTGTTCCGGACGACCGACGGCATGTGGCTCATCTCGACCTCCGAAATGAGCCTCACCAACGCCGTGCGCGAGGAGATTTTGCCCGAGGCCGATCTGCCGATCCGCATGACCGCGCTCACCCCCTGTTTCCGCTCCGAAGCCGGGTCGGCGGGGCGTGATACGCGCGGCTATATCCGCCAGCATCAATTCTGGAAGGTCGAACTGGTGTCGGTCACCCGCCCCGAAGACAGCGATGCCGAGCTCGAACGCAAGACGCGCGCCGCCGAATCCATCCTCGAGGCGCTCGAACTTCCCTATCGCAAGATGCTGCTCTGCGCGGGTGACATGGGCTTCGCCGCGCGCAAGACCTATGACCTCGAAGTCTGGCTGCCCGGTCAGAATGCCTATCGCGAGATTTCGAGCTGCTCCAACTGCGGCGATTTCCAGGCACGCCGCATGAACACGCGCTTCCGGCGCGACGGCGCCAAGGGTAATGAGTTCGTCCACACGCTGAACGGATCGGGTCTCGCGGTCGGGCGCACGCTGGTGGCGATCCTCGAAAATTACCAACAGGCCGACGGCAGCGTCGATATTCCGGCGGCGCTGCTGCCGTACATGGGCGGGATCACCCGGCTGACGTCCTGA
- a CDS encoding potassium channel family protein → MSKRTNPRLHIQGSVNLLKRASKWPIWADVVTRLGVAFALIGVVILVHWIDRDGLIDHHDGHISFLDVVYFTMISVTTTGFGDIAPISDRSRLIEAVIVTPIRIAVLFIFVGTAYNFVIKRTWEKWRMARIQSRLTNHIVVLGYGVSGAEAVHELIQRGTDPSCIVVIDQSPARISAAEAAGCNVLAGDASNDDTLVDVRVAEAQSVLVSAGRDDTSILIVLTVRHLAPKVPISVVIRAQDNELLARQAGANNVINPVSFTGLLLAGSAQGAHVAEYMADLASIGGRVQLRERPVTAEEVGRSLDQLASGGRGLRVYRAGTPYGFWEPEAQRLERGDAIVEVVRCEEVEAAAPAA, encoded by the coding sequence ATGAGCAAAAGGACCAATCCCCGGCTGCATATCCAGGGCAGCGTCAACCTGCTCAAACGCGCGAGCAAATGGCCGATCTGGGCCGATGTTGTCACGCGGCTCGGCGTTGCCTTCGCGCTGATCGGCGTCGTGATTCTCGTCCACTGGATCGATCGCGACGGCCTGATCGACCATCACGACGGCCACATCAGTTTCCTCGACGTGGTCTATTTCACGATGATTTCGGTCACCACGACGGGGTTCGGCGACATTGCGCCGATTTCGGATCGGTCGCGGCTGATCGAGGCGGTGATCGTGACGCCGATCCGCATCGCGGTGCTCTTCATCTTCGTCGGCACCGCCTATAATTTCGTCATCAAGCGCACATGGGAAAAATGGCGTATGGCCCGCATCCAGTCCAGGCTCACCAATCATATCGTCGTGCTCGGCTATGGCGTCAGCGGCGCCGAGGCGGTTCACGAACTGATCCAGCGCGGCACCGATCCGTCGTGCATCGTCGTCATCGACCAGTCGCCCGCGCGCATCAGCGCGGCCGAGGCCGCGGGATGCAATGTGCTCGCCGGCGACGCGTCGAACGACGACACGCTCGTCGACGTGCGCGTGGCAGAGGCGCAGTCGGTACTCGTGTCGGCAGGCCGCGACGATACCTCGATCCTCATCGTCCTCACCGTGCGTCACCTTGCCCCCAAGGTGCCGATCAGCGTCGTCATCCGCGCGCAGGACAATGAACTGCTCGCGCGGCAGGCGGGCGCAAATAATGTCATCAACCCCGTCAGCTTTACCGGCTTGCTGCTCGCCGGCTCGGCGCAGGGCGCGCATGTCGCCGAATATATGGCCGACCTCGCCAGCATCGGCGGGCGGGTGCAATTGCGCGAACGGCCGGTCACCGCCGAAGAAGTCGGGCGCAGCCTCGATCAGCTTGCCAGCGGCGGGCGCGGGCTGCGCGTCTATCGCGCCGGCACGCCCTATGGCTTTTGGGAACCTGAAGCGCAGCGACTCGAACGCGGCGACGCCATCGTCGAGGTTGTCCGCTGTGAAGAGGTCGAGGCGGCAGCGCCCGCCGCCTGA
- a CDS encoding DUF1761 domain-containing protein, translated as MANLSWIAIIAAAAAGFVVGGIWYGPLFGKAWMKEHDCTDEELKQGNFVLIYGATFVLSIVSAVFLGHLLAHFGEMSIRSTMMISVGVALGFVVPAIGTNHLFSRASVKLFAIDAGYWLLFYAAMGAVFVFLG; from the coding sequence ATGGCAAATCTGAGTTGGATCGCAATCATCGCCGCAGCGGCGGCGGGCTTTGTCGTCGGCGGCATCTGGTACGGGCCGCTGTTCGGAAAGGCCTGGATGAAGGAACATGACTGCACCGACGAGGAACTGAAGCAGGGCAATTTCGTGCTGATTTACGGCGCGACCTTTGTGCTCAGCATCGTGTCGGCGGTGTTTCTGGGGCATCTGCTCGCGCATTTCGGCGAGATGAGCATCAGATCGACGATGATGATTTCGGTTGGAGTCGCGCTGGGCTTTGTCGTCCCGGCAATCGGCACCAACCATCTGTTCAGCCGTGCCAGTGTCAAATTGTTCGCTATCGACGCGGGTTATTGGCTGCTTTTCTATGCCGCGATGGGGGCAGTGTTCGTCTTTCTGGGGTGA
- the surE gene encoding 5'/3'-nucleotidase SurE — MRILLTNDDGYHAPGMAVLEAIARQLSDDIWVCAPAEEQSGAGHSLTLSRPVRIRQHGERRWSCSGTPTDSVMMAIGKLMPEKPDLILSGVNRGANLGDDITYSGTVSAAIEGALAGIRSIALSQVYAREGMGDSVPFEAAEQWGAKVLAPLMTMDMAPRTLININFPAIPAAEVQGIRVTRQGFHDYGRGSIVEGTDPRGYRYYWFGLHGIEHSLGHDSDLEAIDDRFISVTPLQLDLTHDPSLAALRAAYAG; from the coding sequence ATGCGCATCCTCCTCACCAACGACGACGGCTATCACGCTCCCGGCATGGCGGTGCTCGAAGCGATCGCGCGCCAGCTCAGCGACGACATCTGGGTCTGCGCCCCCGCCGAGGAGCAATCGGGCGCCGGCCATTCGCTCACCCTCTCGCGTCCCGTGCGCATCCGCCAGCATGGCGAACGGCGCTGGTCGTGCAGCGGGACGCCGACCGATTCGGTGATGATGGCGATCGGCAAGCTGATGCCCGAAAAGCCCGACCTCATCCTTTCGGGTGTCAACCGCGGCGCCAACCTCGGCGACGATATCACCTATTCGGGCACCGTCTCGGCAGCGATCGAGGGCGCGCTCGCGGGCATCCGCTCGATCGCGCTCAGCCAGGTCTACGCGCGCGAAGGCATGGGCGACAGCGTTCCGTTCGAGGCGGCCGAGCAATGGGGCGCCAAGGTGCTCGCCCCGCTGATGACGATGGACATGGCGCCGCGCACGCTGATCAACATCAACTTTCCCGCGATCCCCGCCGCCGAGGTGCAGGGAATCCGGGTGACGCGCCAGGGCTTCCACGACTATGGTCGCGGCTCGATCGTCGAGGGCACCGACCCGCGCGGGTATCGCTATTACTGGTTCGGCCTCCACGGCATCGAACACAGCCTCGGCCACGACAGCGATCTCGAGGCGATCGACGACCGCTTCATCTCGGTCACCCCGCTCCAGCTCGACCTGACCCACGACCCCTCGCTCGCCGCTCTGCGCGCCGCTTACGCTGGCTAA